A genomic stretch from Thunnus maccoyii chromosome 19, fThuMac1.1, whole genome shotgun sequence includes:
- the tmem174 gene encoding transmembrane protein 174 isoform X2, with the protein MDQQGPQGVWTHMLGQWPVVDTNCARNPTVVLSGLPDHLPPAPHPRQSDSLLDGEKTGATLLFSGVFLALMGVIFTTMGWQQYQVNLSFEWPQLLGPILISVGGTFVFTSVCKFGIVSCCRCRQWDEEVLVMPVMEQTSFTLRGTNQPIVLRGGTTMLCIPPPYNFITQEVSQANEFQPGSSVSAALPPLNAACCADNAAFTAEEADSSDVRGSRIERTDDERGRGDESGSPCARPPAYEDIFPSFNQPDVT; encoded by the exons ATGGACCAACAAGGACCACAAGGTGTCTGGACTCACATGTTGGGACAATGGCCTGTAGTGGACACTAACTGTGCTAGAAATCCTACAGTAGTCCTCAGTGGGCTACCTGATCACCTGCCACCTGCTCCACACCCTCGTCAGTCAGACAGTTTGCTGGATGGCGAGAAAACCGGAGCCACCCTGCTGTTCTCTGGAGTCTTCCTGGCCCTGATGGGTGTCATCTTCACCACCATGGGATGGCAACAATACCAAGTCAACCTAAGCTTTGAGTGGCCCCAACTGCTGGGCCCTATCCTGATATCAGTCGGAGGCACTTTCGTGTTTACCAGCGTCTGCAAGTTTGGGATCGTCTCCTGCTGTCGCTGCAGACAGTGGGATGAAGAAGTGCTGGTGATGCCTGTCATGGAGCAAACCTCTTTTACCTTAAGAGGCACAAATCAACCAATCGTGTTACGTGGTGGCACAACAATGCTGTGTATTCCACCTCCGTATAACTTTATAACCCAGGAAGTAAGCCAGGCCAATGAGTTCCAGCCTGGCAGCTCTGTGAGTGCAGCCCTTCCTCCACTTAACGCTGCGTGCTGTGCGGATAATGCAGCTTTCACAGCAGAAGAAGCAGACAGCTCAGACGTTAGAGGAAGCAG GATTGAGAGGACAGACGATGAAAGAGGACGTGGTGATGAGAGCGGATCCCCCTGTGCACGTCCACCTGCGTACGAAGACATATTCCCGTCCTTTAACCAGCCTGATGTGACATAA